In one window of Aquimarina spinulae DNA:
- a CDS encoding M12 family metallo-peptidase → MKNMFKIAITFFMVINFMQAQQSQHTPSELVKQQKTQGSDFQDVKLFSLMTAKQKSNVQLPKEVKDYTLFSLDAKKMASMKSNAPKTMNLEIPGQKSSMVLELVKVDIATDDFKVVEMPSGKVVKSDKTVSHYRGVVRGKTNSIAAISLLDGEVSGVISISGENGNLVMGRLENSSEHIMYEDNNLLHLQDFTCNTEANYEGYTEEELSDNPSASKAAEKCVKVYFDIGNDVVTDKGGSQQASDYLQSIFNQVAILYSNDNMTVKISQINAWTSQNPFSGLSDYSSYREQNGLNGADLGHFVTYNFSGGVAYLGTVCQPNYRYGVSGINKTFSNVPTYSFSVMVIAHEMGHNLGSNHTQACVWNGNNTAIDGCYNVEGSCSKPAIPSDGGTIMSYCHLTSAGINFTKGFGSQPGNVIRNKISSSSCLQACGTTGCNTGDSATVTFNNNTDCTLEYFTNNSSQFSISSGQTRQVSTTRGASWEAKNSSNATVDSFTVQCSQDSYASTGNCTDGGITCEGVQPYSSGTVYSVGDRVTYQGSLYERTSTGWRNLGPCPTNPNDPCAGVQPYSSGTTYSVGDKVTYQGSLYERTSTGWRNLGRCGSATQASLQRGGVSGELSIKAYPNPADEVLTIEVSNVLNTSSTLSIKDINGRVLKVVDLDTPPGGKDRHTIDISTFSPGMYFVQVTGFKKTVTKKISIK, encoded by the coding sequence ATGAAAAACATGTTCAAAATTGCAATTACCTTTTTTATGGTAATAAATTTTATGCAGGCTCAACAGTCGCAGCATACACCTAGTGAGTTGGTAAAACAACAAAAAACACAGGGTTCTGATTTTCAAGACGTTAAATTGTTTAGCTTAATGACAGCTAAGCAAAAATCGAATGTACAATTACCAAAAGAGGTTAAAGATTATACTTTATTTTCTTTAGATGCTAAAAAAATGGCCTCTATGAAGTCTAATGCTCCCAAAACTATGAATTTGGAAATTCCAGGGCAAAAATCTTCTATGGTACTAGAATTGGTTAAAGTTGATATTGCTACAGATGATTTTAAAGTTGTAGAAATGCCTTCTGGTAAAGTTGTTAAATCGGATAAAACTGTTTCTCATTATAGAGGAGTAGTACGAGGTAAAACAAACTCTATTGCCGCCATTAGTTTATTAGATGGCGAAGTCTCGGGTGTTATCAGTATAAGTGGCGAAAACGGCAACCTTGTTATGGGGCGATTAGAAAACAGTTCAGAACACATTATGTATGAGGATAATAATTTACTTCATTTACAAGATTTTACTTGTAATACCGAAGCGAATTATGAAGGATATACAGAAGAAGAACTTTCAGACAATCCTTCTGCCAGTAAAGCAGCAGAAAAGTGTGTTAAAGTATACTTTGATATAGGGAATGATGTTGTAACGGATAAAGGAGGAAGTCAACAGGCTTCTGATTATTTACAATCTATATTTAATCAGGTAGCTATATTATATTCAAATGATAATATGACTGTAAAAATATCGCAGATAAATGCGTGGACGTCTCAAAATCCTTTTAGCGGGTTATCCGATTATTCAAGTTATAGAGAGCAAAATGGTCTTAATGGAGCAGATCTTGGACATTTTGTTACTTATAATTTCTCTGGTGGTGTGGCATATTTAGGTACTGTTTGTCAGCCAAATTATAGATATGGAGTTTCTGGTATTAACAAAACTTTTAGTAATGTTCCTACCTATTCATTTTCTGTAATGGTAATAGCACACGAGATGGGACATAACCTAGGTTCAAATCATACTCAGGCTTGTGTTTGGAATGGTAATAATACTGCAATTGATGGTTGTTATAATGTAGAAGGAAGTTGTTCTAAACCAGCGATCCCATCAGATGGAGGGACTATTATGAGTTACTGTCACCTTACTAGTGCAGGAATTAACTTCACCAAAGGATTTGGCTCACAACCGGGTAATGTTATTCGTAACAAGATAAGTTCTTCAAGCTGTCTTCAGGCATGTGGTACTACCGGGTGTAATACTGGTGATTCTGCAACTGTAACGTTTAACAATAATACAGATTGTACTTTAGAGTATTTTACAAATAATAGTTCTCAGTTTTCAATTAGTTCTGGTCAAACCAGACAGGTTTCAACTACTAGAGGAGCAAGCTGGGAAGCTAAAAATTCGTCTAATGCTACTGTAGATTCTTTTACGGTTCAATGTAGCCAGGATAGTTATGCTTCTACTGGTAACTGTACGGATGGTGGAATCACCTGCGAAGGAGTGCAACCTTATTCTAGCGGTACTGTATATTCTGTAGGAGATCGTGTAACCTATCAAGGAAGTTTGTATGAGAGAACATCTACTGGTTGGAGAAACCTGGGGCCATGCCCAACTAATCCAAATGATCCATGTGCAGGAGTACAGCCTTATTCTAGTGGTACAACATATTCTGTAGGAGATAAGGTGACGTATCAAGGAAGTTTATACGAAAGAACATCTACTGGTTGGAGAAACCTTGGACGTTGTGGTTCTGCTACTCAAGCTTCTCTACAAAGAGGTGGAGTTTCTGGTGAGCTAAGTATTAAAGCATATCCTAATCCAGCAGATGAAGTTCTTACCATTGAAGTTAGTAATGTATTAAATACTTCTTCTACATTATCTATTAAAGATATTAATGGTAGAGTACTAAAAGTTGTTGATTTAGATACTCCTCCTGGAGGAAAAGATCGTCATACTATAGATATTAGTACATTCTCTCCAGGAATGTATTTTGTTCAGGTAACAGGTTTTAAAAAGACAGTTACCAAAAAAATATCTATAAAATAA
- the aroB gene encoding 3-dehydroquinate synthase has protein sequence MKPIVSKDSVVYFGEECYTALNAYLEKANHSKICILVDDNTHEHCLSLLMSKIEKEYDIEVIEIENGEIHKNIETCSGIWNALSELGMDRKSLMINLGGGVITDLGGFIACTYKRGISYINIPTSLLAMVDASVGGKTGVDLGNLKNMVGVISESEMVLVDTEYLATLPVNQMCSGFAEMLKHGLIQDRGYWEKISDLSQLNFEDLDQMIYDSVVIKNKIVSEDPTEQNIRKYLNYGHTLGHAIESFYLTHPEKPTLLHGEAIAIGMIMEAYISKELLSLTKEDLEHISAVILATFPKIDIDAGDYKKIMELLIHDKKNENGNIYFVLLNTIGEAKYNCIVSDELILTSFEYYASL, from the coding sequence ATGAAGCCCATAGTTTCAAAAGACTCTGTTGTATATTTTGGTGAAGAATGCTATACAGCATTGAACGCATATCTCGAAAAAGCCAACCATTCAAAAATATGTATCCTCGTGGATGATAATACCCATGAGCACTGTTTATCTTTATTGATGAGTAAGATTGAGAAAGAGTATGATATCGAAGTGATTGAAATAGAAAATGGTGAAATCCATAAAAATATCGAAACATGTAGCGGTATCTGGAATGCGCTCTCAGAATTAGGTATGGATCGAAAAAGTCTAATGATTAATCTGGGAGGTGGTGTTATTACAGACCTGGGTGGTTTTATAGCTTGTACCTATAAAAGAGGAATTAGTTATATCAATATCCCAACTTCACTACTGGCAATGGTAGACGCCTCTGTAGGGGGAAAAACCGGTGTTGATTTAGGTAACCTAAAAAATATGGTAGGTGTGATCAGTGAATCCGAAATGGTTCTTGTTGACACAGAATATCTGGCTACTTTACCGGTAAATCAAATGTGTAGCGGATTTGCCGAAATGCTAAAACACGGACTCATTCAAGATCGGGGATATTGGGAAAAAATAAGTGACCTTTCTCAACTTAATTTTGAAGATTTGGATCAAATGATTTATGACTCTGTAGTGATCAAAAACAAAATTGTTTCTGAAGACCCTACCGAGCAAAATATTCGTAAGTATCTTAATTATGGCCATACACTAGGTCATGCTATCGAATCTTTTTATCTAACTCATCCCGAAAAACCTACATTACTTCATGGCGAAGCTATTGCAATAGGGATGATTATGGAGGCTTATATATCTAAAGAATTACTTTCTTTAACCAAAGAAGATTTGGAACATATTAGCGCTGTAATTTTGGCTACATTTCCAAAAATAGATATTGATGCAGGAGATTATAAAAAAATTATGGAACTTCTTATTCATGATAAAAAGAATGAGAATGGAAATATTTACTTTGTTCTACTAAATACTATTGGTGAAGCAAAATACAACTGTATTGTATCGGATGAATTGATTCTTACATCTTTTGAGTATTATGCTTCTTTATGA
- a CDS encoding proline dehydrogenase family protein, whose translation MNQNNLFDNTETAFTLKSDSELERAYFLFKMISNEPLVRIGTAVTNFAIKAHLPVQGLIRATVFDHFCGGVSEEDCLSVVDNMYGKKVCSVLDYSVEGKEEEAQFDAVLEKTIKLLEFADQKDAMPFGVFKPTGFGRFLIWQKKTEGTPLNAEEEKEWERIEERFDMVCKKAHDCDVALLIDGEESWMQDAADELVAKMMRKYNKEKAIVYNTLQLYRHDRLEYLQKLHEEARVYDFKIGVKIVRGAYMEKENERAKEKGYPTPICKDKQHTDQNFDTTMKYILENIEDISVFIGTHNEDSSYLAMKLMAELNIGKDDFRVWFGQLYGMSDHISFNQAAEGYNVAKYLPFGPVRDVMPYLIRRAEENTSVAGQTSRELNLLSQEKKRRRL comes from the coding sequence ATGAACCAAAACAATTTGTTTGATAATACTGAGACTGCATTTACCTTGAAAAGCGACTCAGAGCTAGAAAGAGCGTACTTTCTGTTTAAAATGATTTCTAATGAACCTTTGGTTAGAATAGGAACTGCGGTTACTAATTTTGCTATAAAAGCACATTTACCAGTTCAAGGATTAATTAGAGCTACTGTTTTTGACCATTTTTGTGGAGGAGTTAGTGAAGAAGATTGTTTATCGGTAGTAGATAATATGTATGGCAAGAAGGTGTGTTCTGTATTAGACTATTCGGTAGAAGGAAAAGAAGAGGAGGCCCAATTTGATGCAGTGTTAGAAAAAACGATAAAACTCTTGGAGTTTGCAGATCAAAAAGACGCAATGCCTTTTGGAGTATTTAAACCTACGGGGTTTGGTCGTTTTTTAATTTGGCAAAAGAAAACCGAAGGAACTCCTTTAAACGCAGAAGAGGAAAAAGAATGGGAGCGTATCGAAGAACGTTTTGATATGGTGTGTAAAAAAGCCCATGATTGCGATGTAGCGTTACTGATTGATGGAGAAGAGAGCTGGATGCAGGATGCTGCTGATGAATTGGTGGCAAAAATGATGAGAAAGTACAATAAAGAAAAAGCAATAGTATATAATACATTGCAACTTTATAGACACGATCGTCTGGAGTATTTACAAAAATTACACGAAGAAGCACGAGTATATGATTTTAAGATTGGTGTAAAAATTGTGCGTGGCGCATATATGGAAAAGGAAAATGAACGCGCTAAGGAAAAAGGATATCCTACTCCTATTTGTAAAGATAAACAACATACAGATCAGAATTTTGATACTACAATGAAATATATTCTTGAAAACATAGAGGATATCTCTGTTTTTATAGGAACGCATAATGAAGATAGTAGTTACCTGGCGATGAAGTTAATGGCAGAACTTAATATCGGTAAAGATGATTTTAGAGTTTGGTTTGGTCAATTGTATGGAATGAGTGACCATATAAGTTTTAATCAGGCTGCAGAAGGATACAATGTGGCAAAATATTTGCCTTTTGGCCCTGTACGGGATGTAATGCCATATCTAATTCGTAGAGCAGAAGAAAATACTTCGGTTGCCGGACAAACCAGCAGAGAATTGAACCTACTTTCTCAAGAAAAGAAAAGAAGAAGACTATAG
- a CDS encoding VOC family protein — MNLNQVTIPSLDVSTSISFYKKLGLHLIVESLPQYARFECVDGDATFSIHLVDVLPENNGVHVYFETEKLDKEVERLINEGLQFDLLPTDQRWLWREARLKDPDGNLIILYFAGDNRKNPPWRIN, encoded by the coding sequence ATGAATCTAAACCAAGTTACCATACCATCTCTTGATGTTTCTACCTCTATTTCTTTTTATAAGAAACTAGGATTACATCTTATTGTTGAATCATTACCACAGTATGCACGTTTTGAATGTGTAGATGGTGATGCTACTTTTTCTATTCACCTGGTTGATGTATTGCCCGAAAATAATGGTGTACATGTATATTTTGAAACTGAAAAATTAGACAAAGAAGTAGAACGCCTTATTAACGAAGGGCTGCAATTTGATCTATTGCCTACAGATCAACGCTGGTTATGGAGGGAAGCAAGGCTTAAAGATCCCGACGGAAACCTAATCATTTTATATTTTGCAGGAGATAATAGAAAAAATCCGCCCTGGAGAATAAACTAA
- a CDS encoding pentapeptide repeat-containing protein yields MSHPVIDKTFENQDFSNQKLPSREYDNCTFVNCNFSKTDMSVVTFLECRFDTCNFSTVMMKETSFQEVVFEACKMLGLDFSTCNDFLFEVEFDHCNLDYVSFYGFSMKNITFNDCSLKEADFTDANLTGSALSNCNLSGAIFERTIAEKVDFRTAKNFIIDPEINKLKKAKFSTSGLIGLLTKYDLIIE; encoded by the coding sequence ATGAGTCATCCAGTCATCGATAAAACTTTTGAAAACCAAGATTTTTCTAATCAAAAACTACCATCAAGAGAATATGATAATTGCACATTCGTAAACTGTAATTTTTCTAAGACAGATATGTCTGTGGTTACTTTTTTAGAATGTAGATTTGATACCTGTAATTTTAGTACAGTAATGATGAAAGAGACTTCTTTTCAGGAAGTTGTTTTTGAAGCTTGTAAAATGCTGGGGTTAGATTTTAGTACATGCAACGATTTTCTATTTGAAGTAGAGTTTGATCATTGCAATCTTGATTATGTATCTTTTTATGGCTTTTCTATGAAAAATATTACGTTTAACGATTGTAGTTTAAAAGAAGCAGATTTTACAGATGCTAATCTTACAGGTTCGGCCTTGTCTAATTGTAATTTATCTGGAGCAATTTTTGAAAGAACTATTGCCGAGAAAGTTGATTTTAGAACTGCCAAAAACTTTATAATCGATCCAGAAATCAACAAATTAAAGAAAGCAAAGTTTAGTACATCGGGACTTATAGGGCTGTTAACAAAATATGATTTGATTATAGAATAA
- a CDS encoding DUF2809 domain-containing protein, whose amino-acid sequence MIEILIALFVDDKIIRPYLGDTIVVILIYCFFRSFLKGKAELIAIGTLIFSYTIEILQYFNFVEVLGLGHYKLARIVLGNSFSWLDMLSYTFGFIIIVWLDKIQLNRREVKVS is encoded by the coding sequence TTGATTGAAATTCTGATTGCACTTTTTGTAGATGATAAGATTATTCGCCCATATTTGGGAGATACTATTGTTGTAATATTGATCTATTGTTTTTTTAGGAGCTTTTTAAAGGGAAAAGCAGAACTAATTGCAATAGGTACTTTGATTTTTTCATATACAATTGAAATTTTACAGTATTTTAATTTTGTAGAAGTTTTGGGATTAGGGCATTATAAACTAGCAAGAATTGTATTGGGTAATTCTTTTTCATGGCTAGATATGCTTTCTTATACTTTTGGGTTTATCATAATAGTTTGGTTAGATAAAATACAATTAAATAGACGGGAAGTAAAAGTAAGTTAA
- a CDS encoding PLP-dependent aminotransferase family protein gives MFPFKNNIVLVRNSNRNLYLQLCDQIIGFIKSGKLPPSTKLPGSRKLAEALNVHRKTVISAYEELISQGWVETIPTKGTFVTSSLPIINPKNFVRPVLKNNMKEKSGFSFLTRSHLVRKPKHKANKKMLVVDDGCPDHRLAPIEEIAKVYRNITKKSHHENLLTYGSIYGNLELRKNLVTYLNQTRGLHITIDNILITRGSQMGIYLNSQLLLSSKNKIIVVGNTNYMTADNTFKEAGAYIEQVPVDDQGLDTNAIEKLCKIKQINAVYTTSHHHHPTTVTLSAERRMHLLQLAQYYSFAIIEDDYDYDFHYNNAPILPLASNDDHGNVIYIGGFTKIIAPAIRIGYLIASKDFVDEAARLRRIIDRQGDTLLEQTLAQMISTGDVQRHCNKVLKIYKTRRDLFCSLLKEKLGKYFDFEIPKGGMAIWVKLNKAYNWDIICNEAEKLDLELNPDWRRYDNDNSRHNGIRMGFASLNEEEIREVIDRLTTIFDTIKSTK, from the coding sequence TTGTTTCCATTTAAAAACAACATAGTTCTTGTTAGAAATAGTAATCGTAATCTATACCTTCAGTTATGTGATCAAATTATTGGTTTCATAAAATCTGGAAAGCTACCGCCTTCTACAAAATTACCGGGATCCCGAAAATTAGCTGAAGCTCTTAATGTTCATCGCAAAACAGTAATTTCGGCATATGAAGAACTTATCTCCCAGGGATGGGTCGAAACCATTCCCACAAAAGGTACTTTCGTTACCAGTTCTTTACCTATCATTAACCCTAAAAATTTTGTTCGGCCAGTTCTAAAAAACAACATGAAAGAGAAAAGTGGTTTCTCTTTTCTAACCCGATCACATTTAGTACGTAAACCTAAGCATAAAGCCAACAAAAAAATGCTCGTTGTTGATGATGGTTGCCCTGATCACAGATTAGCACCAATAGAAGAAATTGCAAAAGTATACCGAAATATTACTAAAAAAAGTCATCATGAAAATTTGCTCACCTATGGTTCTATATATGGAAATTTAGAATTGAGAAAAAATCTGGTTACATATCTTAATCAAACCAGAGGCTTACACATTACTATTGATAATATTTTGATTACCCGTGGGAGTCAGATGGGAATTTACTTAAACAGTCAATTACTACTTTCTTCAAAGAATAAGATTATTGTTGTTGGTAATACTAATTATATGACAGCAGATAATACGTTTAAAGAAGCGGGAGCTTATATAGAACAAGTACCTGTTGATGATCAGGGTTTAGACACTAATGCTATCGAAAAGCTTTGTAAAATCAAACAGATTAATGCCGTTTATACTACTTCTCATCATCATCACCCAACTACTGTAACACTTTCTGCAGAACGACGTATGCATTTACTACAGTTAGCTCAATACTATAGTTTTGCAATTATCGAAGATGATTATGACTATGATTTTCATTATAACAATGCTCCGATTTTACCATTAGCTAGCAATGATGACCACGGAAATGTAATCTATATCGGAGGGTTCACTAAAATTATTGCCCCTGCTATTCGAATTGGATATTTAATTGCTTCGAAAGATTTCGTTGACGAAGCTGCCAGATTAAGAAGAATTATCGATAGACAAGGAGATACGCTGCTAGAACAAACCTTAGCTCAAATGATTAGTACAGGAGATGTACAAAGACATTGTAACAAGGTTCTTAAAATTTACAAAACACGAAGAGATCTGTTTTGTTCTTTATTGAAAGAGAAACTAGGTAAGTATTTTGATTTTGAAATTCCAAAAGGAGGAATGGCAATATGGGTAAAGCTAAACAAAGCATATAATTGGGATATCATATGCAATGAAGCCGAAAAACTAGATCTAGAACTTAATCCGGATTGGCGTCGTTATGATAATGATAATTCGAGACACAACGGAATCAGAATGGGGTTTGCTTCACTAAATGAAGAAGAGATTCGCGAAGTTATTGACAGGTTGACAACTATATTTGATACTATAAAATCTACAAAATAA
- a CDS encoding pyridoxamine 5'-phosphate oxidase family protein, with the protein MAEYSTSALNKVVRGPKRANYDVDAINTILDDAFLCHVGYVYKNQAIVIPMAYARKDDKIYLHGSLKNRMMLSLLEAGEASISVTHLDGLVLARSAFHHSANYRSVNVFGKVKKVEDPQEKMEALEYILNHMVPGHWDNVRQPNEKEFKGTLVLEISIETASAKVRAEGVNDEPGDLDLPIWAGVVPIKQVAFDAISDTDLQKDIKVPNAVLNYVTNNKK; encoded by the coding sequence ATGGCAGAATATTCAACTTCCGCACTAAATAAAGTAGTTCGCGGACCGAAAAGAGCAAATTACGATGTAGATGCTATTAATACCATATTAGATGATGCATTTTTGTGTCATGTTGGGTATGTGTATAAAAACCAGGCTATTGTGATTCCTATGGCATACGCTAGAAAGGATGATAAGATCTATTTACATGGATCACTAAAAAATAGAATGATGTTAAGTTTATTAGAAGCTGGAGAGGCGAGTATATCGGTAACGCATCTTGACGGATTAGTATTAGCAAGGTCGGCTTTTCATCATTCTGCGAATTATAGATCGGTAAATGTATTTGGTAAGGTAAAAAAAGTAGAAGACCCACAAGAAAAAATGGAGGCCCTGGAGTATATACTTAATCATATGGTTCCTGGTCATTGGGATAATGTAAGACAGCCAAACGAAAAAGAATTTAAAGGAACTTTAGTTCTTGAAATTAGTATAGAAACAGCTTCGGCAAAAGTAAGGGCAGAAGGGGTAAATGATGAACCTGGCGATCTTGATTTACCGATATGGGCAGGGGTAGTTCCTATTAAACAAGTAGCTTTTGATGCTATTTCGGATACTGATCTGCAAAAGGACATTAAAGTGCCAAATGCAGTATTAAATTATGTGACGAACAATAAAAAATAA
- a CDS encoding pyridoxamine 5'-phosphate oxidase family protein: MLTLEIKKYIDKSVLCWLATSSLDNIPNVSPKEIFTYYSDTAIIIANIASPQTVKNIKENDNVCISFIDVFVQKGFQLKGVAKIVAKNDPEYTTMQALLLQLTGGKFPFATITNIIVKDVKRIIAPKYILYPETTEEQQIQSALKQYKP; encoded by the coding sequence ATGCTTACTCTAGAAATAAAGAAGTATATTGATAAAAGTGTATTATGTTGGTTAGCCACATCTTCATTAGATAATATCCCTAATGTATCACCCAAAGAAATTTTTACATATTATAGCGATACTGCTATTATTATTGCCAATATTGCTTCTCCGCAAACCGTAAAAAACATTAAAGAGAATGATAATGTATGTATTAGCTTTATAGATGTTTTTGTTCAAAAAGGATTTCAATTAAAAGGAGTAGCTAAGATTGTGGCAAAAAATGATCCCGAATACACTACTATGCAAGCTCTTTTGTTGCAATTAACCGGAGGTAAGTTTCCATTTGCAACAATCACAAATATTATTGTTAAAGATGTAAAACGAATAATAGCCCCAAAATATATTTTATACCCAGAAACGACCGAGGAGCAGCAAATACAAAGTGCACTAAAACAATACAAACCATAA
- a CDS encoding DUF1272 domain-containing protein, whose protein sequence is MLEIRPNCEHCNKALPNDSDEAMICSYECTFCISCVDTVLHNVCPNCGGGFEKRPTRPVNCLTGNCVEKHPVGSRIVYKPIDENAFKEILKEFTNIEPRKR, encoded by the coding sequence ATGCTAGAAATAAGACCTAATTGTGAACATTGTAATAAAGCACTACCTAATGATAGTGATGAGGCAATGATTTGTTCTTATGAATGTACTTTTTGTATTAGCTGTGTAGATACTGTTTTGCATAATGTATGTCCTAATTGCGGAGGTGGTTTTGAAAAAAGGCCAACTCGACCGGTAAATTGCCTGACAGGTAATTGTGTCGAAAAACACCCTGTAGGATCAAGAATAGTGTACAAACCAATTGATGAAAATGCTTTTAAAGAGATTTTGAAAGAGTTTACCAATATAGAGCCAAGAAAAAGATAA
- a CDS encoding GNAT family N-acetyltransferase: MNIEIIETTIEELDVLTELFDQYMVFYKKPSDINKYRSYLKERLQNKEANAYLAIDDNTNNPLGFVLNYHSFSSVSLGRIVVLNDLFVMPEYRKKGIAERLINSAFDLAKQVGAIRVDLGTGKDNYTAQRLYEKIGFVKDEDFYSYSYII; this comes from the coding sequence ATGAATATTGAAATTATTGAAACTACTATCGAAGAATTAGATGTTTTGACGGAATTGTTTGATCAATATATGGTTTTTTATAAGAAGCCTTCGGATATAAATAAATACAGATCTTACCTAAAAGAAAGACTTCAAAATAAAGAGGCAAATGCCTATTTAGCTATAGATGATAATACCAATAATCCTTTAGGTTTTGTATTAAATTATCACTCATTTAGTTCAGTGTCATTAGGAAGAATAGTGGTTTTAAATGATTTATTTGTTATGCCTGAGTATCGTAAAAAAGGAATTGCTGAAAGGTTAATTAATTCAGCTTTTGATCTGGCAAAGCAAGTTGGGGCTATAAGAGTAGATTTAGGAACAGGAAAAGATAATTATACAGCCCAAAGATTGTATGAAAAGATTGGATTTGTAAAAGATGAAGATTTTTATTCATATAGTTACATTATTTGA
- a CDS encoding GNAT family N-acetyltransferase: MNTVDIRRATIEDAEKISSLGRKTFDESYGEFFNNKNNLINYLDWAFSIDKIKNSLAKPDNLYWMVTDTYNSLPIGYAKLKLDSPSEFIDEERICKLQRIYLLQGYEARGIGGKLHQCIVKAAVDYKNNYIWLSNLKLKKQAVTFYKKKGYQIAGEHNFTIGDETFEFWAMQTKLK; the protein is encoded by the coding sequence ATGAATACAGTTGATATAAGAAGAGCAACTATAGAAGATGCAGAAAAGATTTCATCTTTGGGAAGAAAAACTTTTGACGAATCTTATGGGGAATTTTTTAATAATAAAAACAACCTGATCAATTACTTGGATTGGGCTTTTTCTATTGATAAAATCAAAAATAGTTTAGCAAAACCCGATAACCTATATTGGATGGTTACCGATACGTATAATTCATTACCCATAGGGTATGCCAAATTAAAATTAGATTCCCCTTCAGAATTTATAGATGAAGAGCGTATTTGTAAGCTTCAGCGTATATATTTACTACAAGGATATGAAGCAAGAGGTATAGGAGGGAAGTTGCATCAATGTATCGTAAAGGCAGCTGTTGATTACAAAAACAATTACATATGGTTGTCTAACCTAAAATTAAAAAAACAGGCTGTTACTTTTTATAAAAAGAAAGGCTACCAAATTGCCGGAGAACATAACTTTACTATTGGCGATGAAACTTTTGAGTTTTGGGCAATGCAAACTAAACTGAAATAA
- a CDS encoding GNAT family N-acetyltransferase, with protein MNKGLKYREANADDMEGLRQLGKISYAEFSDVLSPEHWNRLSAILESEENVLNLIKISKIFICEINSDIIGMIYFIPKGNPTELYESDWCYIRFLGVDPKYRGFGIGKELVNSCLRYAKKSGEKTIALHTSEFMNPARIMYEKIGFKKIKEIERLGKKYWVYTMKFPLLLNSI; from the coding sequence ATGAATAAAGGTTTGAAATATAGAGAAGCTAATGCTGATGATATGGAAGGATTACGGCAATTAGGGAAAATTTCATACGCAGAGTTTTCAGATGTACTAAGTCCAGAGCACTGGAACAGATTAAGTGCTATTTTAGAAAGTGAAGAAAATGTATTAAATCTTATAAAAATTAGTAAAATTTTTATTTGTGAAATCAATTCAGATATAATTGGGATGATTTATTTTATTCCGAAAGGAAATCCAACAGAGTTGTACGAATCTGATTGGTGTTATATACGATTTTTAGGAGTTGATCCAAAATATCGAGGCTTTGGGATAGGAAAAGAACTGGTTAACTCTTGTTTGAGGTACGCAAAAAAGAGTGGAGAAAAAACTATTGCTCTGCATACATCAGAATTTATGAATCCTGCTCGAATTATGTATGAGAAAATAGGATTTAAAAAAATAAAAGAAATTGAACGATTAGGAAAAAAGTATTGGGTGTATACCATGAAGTTCCCTTTATTACTTAATTCAATTTAA